From one Streptomyces sp. NBC_01478 genomic stretch:
- a CDS encoding glycoside hydrolase family 2 TIM barrel-domain containing protein, protein MTSSTAADYIEDVSPGSGALPPRARYASSDAKSLSLNGSWRLRVSATADAEDDSFAEEGHDAGDWAEVTVPGHWVLQGHGSPIYTNHLYPFPVDPPRVPTENPTGDHLRVFDLPSEWPSDGGAVLRFDGVESCARVWLNGTDIGEFKGSRLPHEFAVGHLLKPAGNVLAVRVHQWSAGSYLEDQDQWWLPGIFRDVTLLHRPPGSALDFFVHASYDHTAGAGTLRVDSDVDGRITVPALDIDVATGESVTVPVEPWTAENPCLYDGLLTTEGERVPLRIGFRTVELSDGLIKVNGKPILFKGVNRHEWHPEKGRALDLETMREDVLLMKRHNINAVRTSHYPPHPAFLDLCDEYGLWVIDECDLETHGFTEQAWRDNPVDDDRWTPALLDRAARMVERDKNHPSIVIWSLGNEAGTGRGLTAMAEWIHGRDRSRLVHYEGDIDCRDTDVHSRMYAGHAEVERIGQDLDGGTHKRRQLPFILCEYAHAMGNGPGGLADYQRLFETYDRLQGGFVWEWIDHGIKDERYGFAYGGDFGEELHDGNFVCDGLVFPDRTPSPGLIEYKKVIEPVRITGDGADGTVRVTNAYDFADLSALAFTWSCQVDGETVESGTLTVPPLAPGESADVKLPEPPVPSDGAESQWTVRASLAADTAWGPAGHVVGWGQFPVGARPLPSVSATVRPVLDGRRITLGPASFDARTGELKAIGAVEVTGLRLDVWRATTDNDDGASWQTDVRFGPLWRKLGLHRMRHRLDGVELGEDALTVRTRVAPAAWEIGLATVYRWTSDGERLRLTVSVGPEGDWTVPLPRLGVRFGLDASADRVKWFGGGPGEGYPDTKSASLLGRWESTVDDLQTPYVRPQENGARADVRWAELGGLRIDGDPEFWFTARRWTTEQLDAAAHRTDLTPGDTVWVNLDHGQHGIGSQSCGPGPLPQYFLNAEPTEFSFVFSESPETS, encoded by the coding sequence ATGACTTCCAGCACCGCCGCCGACTACATCGAGGACGTCTCCCCGGGCAGCGGAGCCCTCCCGCCCCGCGCCCGGTACGCCTCCTCGGACGCAAAGTCACTGTCACTGAACGGCAGTTGGCGCCTGCGTGTGTCGGCGACGGCCGACGCCGAGGACGACTCGTTCGCCGAGGAGGGCCACGACGCCGGGGACTGGGCCGAGGTCACGGTCCCCGGCCACTGGGTCCTGCAAGGGCACGGCTCCCCCATCTACACCAACCACCTCTACCCCTTCCCGGTCGACCCGCCGCGCGTCCCGACCGAGAACCCGACCGGCGACCACCTGCGCGTCTTCGACCTGCCGTCCGAGTGGCCCTCGGACGGCGGGGCCGTGCTGCGCTTCGACGGGGTGGAGTCCTGCGCGCGCGTCTGGCTGAACGGCACGGACATCGGGGAGTTCAAGGGGTCGAGGCTGCCGCACGAGTTCGCCGTCGGGCACCTGTTGAAGCCCGCCGGCAACGTCCTGGCCGTCCGCGTCCACCAGTGGTCGGCGGGCTCGTACCTGGAGGACCAGGACCAGTGGTGGCTGCCGGGCATCTTCCGTGACGTCACCCTGCTGCACCGCCCGCCGGGCAGCGCCCTCGACTTCTTCGTGCACGCCTCCTACGACCACACCGCCGGCGCGGGCACCCTGCGCGTCGACTCCGACGTCGACGGCCGGATCACCGTGCCCGCGTTGGACATCGATGTCGCGACGGGTGAGTCGGTCACCGTGCCGGTGGAGCCGTGGACGGCCGAAAACCCGTGTCTGTACGACGGGTTGCTGACGACGGAGGGCGAGCGCGTCCCGCTGCGCATCGGCTTCCGGACCGTCGAACTCTCCGACGGCCTCATCAAGGTCAACGGAAAGCCGATCCTCTTCAAGGGCGTCAACCGGCACGAATGGCACCCGGAGAAGGGCCGCGCCCTCGACCTGGAGACCATGCGCGAGGACGTGCTGCTGATGAAGCGGCACAACATCAACGCGGTCCGCACCTCGCACTACCCACCCCACCCCGCCTTCCTCGACCTGTGCGACGAGTACGGCCTCTGGGTCATCGACGAGTGCGACCTGGAGACCCACGGCTTCACCGAACAGGCCTGGCGCGACAACCCCGTTGACGACGACCGCTGGACCCCGGCCCTGCTGGACCGCGCCGCCCGCATGGTCGAACGGGACAAGAACCACCCGTCGATCGTCATCTGGTCCCTCGGCAACGAGGCCGGCACCGGCCGCGGCCTCACCGCCATGGCCGAGTGGATCCACGGCCGGGACCGCTCACGCCTCGTGCACTACGAGGGCGACATCGACTGCCGTGACACGGACGTCCATTCACGGATGTACGCCGGCCACGCCGAGGTCGAGCGCATCGGCCAGGACCTGGACGGCGGCACCCACAAGCGTCGCCAACTCCCCTTCATCCTCTGCGAGTACGCCCACGCCATGGGCAACGGCCCCGGCGGACTCGCCGACTACCAGCGCCTCTTCGAGACGTACGACCGGCTCCAGGGCGGTTTCGTCTGGGAGTGGATCGACCACGGCATCAAGGACGAGCGGTACGGCTTCGCGTACGGCGGCGACTTCGGCGAGGAGTTGCACGACGGGAACTTCGTCTGCGACGGGCTGGTCTTCCCGGACCGCACCCCCTCCCCCGGCCTGATCGAGTACAAGAAGGTGATCGAGCCGGTCCGGATCACGGGCGACGGCGCGGACGGCACCGTACGCGTCACGAACGCGTACGACTTCGCCGACCTCTCCGCCCTGGCCTTCACGTGGTCCTGCCAAGTGGACGGCGAGACAGTCGAGTCGGGCACCCTGACCGTCCCGCCGCTCGCCCCCGGCGAGTCGGCCGACGTGAAGCTGCCCGAGCCACCGGTACCGTCCGACGGCGCCGAATCCCAGTGGACCGTACGGGCGTCACTGGCCGCCGACACCGCGTGGGGCCCCGCCGGACATGTGGTCGGCTGGGGGCAGTTCCCGGTCGGGGCCCGCCCGTTGCCCTCCGTCTCCGCCACCGTCCGGCCGGTGCTCGACGGGCGGCGCATCACCCTCGGCCCGGCCTCCTTCGACGCGCGTACCGGTGAGTTGAAGGCGATCGGCGCGGTGGAGGTGACCGGTCTGCGTCTCGACGTATGGCGGGCGACCACCGACAACGACGACGGCGCCTCCTGGCAGACGGACGTCCGATTCGGCCCGCTCTGGCGCAAGTTGGGCCTGCACCGGATGCGACACCGCCTGGACGGCGTGGAGTTGGGCGAGGACGCGCTGACCGTACGCACCCGGGTGGCGCCCGCCGCCTGGGAGATCGGGCTCGCCACGGTGTACCGCTGGACCTCCGACGGTGAGCGGCTGCGGCTGACCGTGTCCGTGGGGCCCGAGGGTGACTGGACGGTCCCGCTGCCGAGGCTCGGTGTCCGCTTCGGACTCGACGCGAGCGCCGACCGCGTGAAGTGGTTCGGCGGCGGTCCGGGCGAGGGCTACCCGGACACCAAGTCCGCCTCGCTGCTCGGTCGTTGGGAGTCCACGGTCGACGACCTCCAGACCCCCTACGTCCGCCCGCAGGAGAACGGCGCCCGGGCCGACGTCCGTTGGGCGGAGCTGGGCGGCCTGCGGATCGACGGCGACCCGGAGTTCTGGTTCACGGCCCGCCGTTGGACCACGGAGCAGTTGGACGCCGCCGCCCACCGCACCGACCTCACCCCCGGCGACACGGTGTGGGTGAACCTCGACCACGGCCAGCACGGCATCGGCTCGCAGTCCTGCGGCCCGGGCCCGTTGCCGCAGTACTTCCTGAACGCCGAACCCACCGAGTTCTCCTTCGTGTTCTCAGAATCCCCGGAGACCAGTTGA
- a CDS encoding carbohydrate ABC transporter permease, producing the protein MTTTAPQLGKKKEKKRGGILGNTGLYVAVSIAALLFLIPFYLILRNALSTDPEITGENWKLLPSFQWGNISELFDDQTVQFGRALWNSTVVAVLMTLGTLLVCSLAGYGLARIPYKHSTKVFYVVLATLMVPTAVTFVPSFVLVSSLGWVDTYRGLIIPGLFSGFTCFLFRQYFLGFPKELEEAARVDGLGYWGAYWRIVVPNSLNFFAAIATITFISGWNAFLWPLVIGQDPGSWTVQIALSSFITNQTVNFHLIFMATAVSILPLVFVFLFLQRWLVQGIAQTGIKG; encoded by the coding sequence GTGACCACCACCGCACCGCAGTTGGGAAAGAAGAAGGAGAAGAAGCGCGGCGGCATCCTGGGCAACACGGGCCTGTACGTCGCCGTGAGCATCGCCGCCCTGCTCTTCCTGATCCCCTTCTACCTGATCCTCCGCAACGCCCTCTCCACGGACCCGGAGATCACCGGCGAGAACTGGAAGCTCCTCCCCTCCTTCCAGTGGGGCAACATCTCCGAGCTCTTCGACGACCAGACCGTCCAGTTCGGCCGCGCCCTGTGGAACTCCACGGTCGTCGCCGTCCTCATGACCCTGGGCACCCTGCTGGTCTGCTCGCTGGCCGGCTACGGCCTGGCCCGCATCCCGTACAAGCACTCCACCAAGGTCTTCTACGTCGTCCTGGCGACCCTGATGGTGCCCACGGCCGTCACCTTCGTGCCGAGCTTCGTCCTCGTCTCGTCGCTCGGCTGGGTCGACACCTACCGGGGTCTCATCATCCCGGGCCTCTTCAGTGGTTTCACCTGCTTCCTCTTCCGGCAGTACTTCCTGGGGTTCCCCAAGGAGTTGGAGGAGGCGGCACGCGTGGACGGGCTCGGCTACTGGGGCGCGTACTGGCGGATCGTCGTGCCCAATTCGCTGAACTTCTTCGCGGCGATCGCGACGATCACCTTCATCAGCGGCTGGAACGCCTTCCTGTGGCCGCTGGTCATCGGCCAGGACCCGGGCTCCTGGACCGTGCAGATCGCCCTGTCGTCGTTCATCACGAACCAGACCGTCAACTTCCATCTCATCTTCATGGCCACCGCAGTTTCCATCCTGCCCCTGGTGTTCGTGTTCCTCTTCCTCCAGCGCTGGCTGGTCCAGGGCATCGCACAGACCGGCATCAAGGGCTGA
- a CDS encoding carbohydrate ABC transporter permease, which yields MSTTTTRGVAETAAAETSPSRPRRGLRSNATLNFWLFTGPFLIGLVIFVFVPIGWSVWLSFFDARYTVTPSHFIGFDNYKQILTNSNFPDSLLTFTVFATFIVPTTWALSLGLALLVNQLRFMRAFFRSVFFLPTAVSYVAAALIWKMSLFTGVRFGLANTVLGWFGVDNIAYLSNPSPPWYWVVIVTLRLWIQSGFYMILFLAALQNIPAELYEAAEIDGAKRGWQTFRYITLPQLRATSTAVILLLLIAAYQAFDEFYNLITTKATWAQTPLMELYKAALGTNQDYGAGSAGAVILSLLICIVTLAQGKIMGFGRGEESK from the coding sequence ATGTCGACCACCACCACGCGCGGGGTCGCCGAGACCGCCGCGGCCGAGACCTCCCCGTCCCGGCCGCGGCGGGGCCTGCGGTCCAACGCCACCCTGAACTTCTGGCTCTTCACCGGCCCGTTCCTCATCGGCCTGGTGATCTTCGTCTTCGTCCCCATCGGATGGAGCGTCTGGCTCAGCTTCTTCGACGCCCGCTACACCGTCACGCCGAGCCACTTCATCGGCTTCGACAACTACAAGCAGATCCTGACCAACAGCAACTTCCCTGATTCGCTGCTGACGTTCACGGTGTTCGCCACGTTCATCGTGCCGACCACCTGGGCCCTGTCGCTGGGTCTGGCACTGCTGGTCAACCAACTCCGGTTCATGCGGGCGTTCTTCCGGTCGGTGTTCTTCCTGCCGACCGCCGTCTCGTACGTCGCCGCCGCACTGATCTGGAAGATGTCCCTCTTCACCGGTGTCCGCTTCGGTCTGGCGAACACCGTCCTCGGCTGGTTCGGCGTCGACAACATCGCCTATCTGTCCAACCCGAGCCCGCCCTGGTACTGGGTGGTCATCGTGACGCTGCGGCTGTGGATCCAGTCCGGCTTCTACATGATCCTGTTCCTCGCGGCGCTGCAGAACATCCCGGCCGAGCTGTACGAGGCGGCGGAGATCGACGGCGCCAAGCGGGGCTGGCAGACCTTCCGGTACATCACACTGCCCCAACTGCGGGCCACCTCGACCGCGGTGATCCTGCTGCTGCTCATCGCCGCCTACCAGGCGTTCGACGAGTTCTACAACCTCATCACCACCAAGGCGACCTGGGCCCAGACACCGCTCATGGAGCTCTACAAGGCGGCCCTCGGCACCAACCAGGACTACGGCGCCGGCAGCGCGGGCGCCGTCATCCTGTCCCTGCTGATCTGCATCGTCACCCTCGCCCAGGGCAAGATCATGGGCTTCGGAAGGGGGGAGGAGTCCAAGTGA
- a CDS encoding ABC transporter substrate-binding protein, with the protein MSAMSNSNWSRRSIFRAAAGMAAAGTLAACGGNNGRGGGSGSGKNLVQYFHAYGEAGTEQAIKRYAKAYSKANVSTSWITGTNFEAKLFSSLLTKQAPDVFEFHPQLQLVKSGQVADLSDIIDPVKDDFNPADINSHTVDGKIYGIRMIDDPQFFYYRKSMLEKAKVEVPTTLDELLEAAAKLTTSKVKGVNLGNDFTPVQGNVIWSAGADTLDSKNQIAYHTDAVVQGIKQLRQLFSSGHVLLDAPTDWWDPSSLNQGLCAIQWGGLWSMPAMQKALGDDLGIFPFPKVGDNGKPSVTNGGWSMFVNAKGENVEAAKAYVKWLWIDQKKYQEDWALSYGFHIPPRSSIAAQATKLKSGLPAEAVKLFTDYGHFDNIAWDQTMITALNDVIASSVRKGGDPEAALDACDKKVNVELKKLFG; encoded by the coding sequence ATGTCGGCAATGAGCAACAGCAACTGGTCCCGCCGATCGATATTCCGGGCGGCGGCGGGGATGGCCGCGGCCGGCACGCTGGCCGCGTGCGGCGGCAACAACGGGCGGGGCGGGGGCTCCGGTTCGGGCAAGAACCTCGTCCAGTACTTCCACGCCTATGGCGAGGCGGGCACCGAGCAGGCCATCAAGCGGTACGCCAAGGCCTACTCGAAGGCCAACGTGTCCACGAGCTGGATCACCGGCACCAACTTCGAGGCCAAGCTCTTCTCGTCCCTGCTCACCAAGCAGGCGCCCGACGTCTTCGAGTTCCACCCGCAGTTGCAGCTCGTCAAGAGCGGTCAGGTGGCCGACCTGAGCGACATCATCGATCCGGTCAAGGACGACTTCAACCCGGCCGACATCAACTCGCACACCGTGGACGGCAAGATCTACGGGATCCGGATGATCGACGACCCGCAGTTCTTCTACTACCGCAAGTCGATGCTGGAGAAGGCCAAGGTCGAAGTCCCCACCACCCTCGACGAGTTGCTGGAGGCCGCCGCCAAGCTCACCACGAGCAAGGTCAAGGGCGTCAACCTCGGCAACGACTTCACGCCGGTCCAGGGCAACGTGATCTGGTCGGCCGGCGCCGACACCCTCGACTCGAAGAACCAGATCGCCTACCACACGGACGCGGTCGTCCAGGGGATCAAGCAGCTCCGCCAGTTGTTCTCCAGCGGCCATGTGCTGCTCGACGCGCCGACCGACTGGTGGGACCCGTCCTCGCTCAACCAGGGCCTGTGCGCCATCCAGTGGGGCGGTCTGTGGTCCATGCCGGCCATGCAGAAGGCGCTCGGCGACGACCTCGGCATCTTCCCGTTCCCGAAGGTCGGCGACAACGGCAAGCCCTCGGTCACCAACGGCGGTTGGTCGATGTTCGTCAACGCCAAGGGCGAGAACGTCGAAGCGGCCAAGGCGTACGTGAAGTGGCTGTGGATCGACCAGAAGAAGTACCAGGAGGACTGGGCGCTCTCGTACGGCTTCCACATCCCGCCGCGCAGTTCGATCGCCGCGCAGGCCACGAAGCTCAAGTCGGGTCTGCCGGCCGAGGCCGTCAAGCTCTTCACCGACTACGGCCACTTCGACAACATCGCCTGGGACCAGACGATGATCACCGCCCTCAACGACGTGATCGCGTCGAGTGTCCGCAAGGGCGGCGACCCGGAGGCCGCGCTCGACGCCTGCGACAAGAAGGTCAATGTCGAGCTCAAGAAGCTGTTCGGATAG
- a CDS encoding glycoside hydrolase, giving the protein MTTEGLHMTHPHTRRSILATAAATLAVAGALISAPPANADGVAPAEVSPHAAQTIDNIGASGAWWVNDLQNFKPEVQARVAQLLFSTKGLDLSSYRYNIGGGGAAVTTPARVAEDFLNADGTYDWSKDKGGRTFLTYAARYGVQDLIGFVNSAPARWTTNGQSCGGQLKPENESDYAKYVADVTAHFAKQGAKFDYISPFNEPNNNFGDCGQEGMQVTVDQRDDIVRALGAEQRARHQKTSIIADESSSTVGFSTEVPQWISQPDTAQYVSELAHHTYNNPNDGQLGNVYETAQTVGKPSWATEICCFGKGTTGWNQEYDPTIDNALLMSRIIYKDFASAHDSAFQWWVALASGYGTDPVTRNDVGWNDGLIYYDPDYATNGNQSLYFTKRYYALGQYSKFVRPGSVAHNVTGAPSGVEVSSYDRDGQWVVVVNNQNSTDTSLDLHFNSKAPVRATQAVRTSATENWAKVAKPDVSGSTVSTTLAARSITTYVFDQKDRKNPKGQTGHGSSTAITGALQGRQSGKCLTADASGAAIGTCAGGVEQTWSYDAKGGLKGANGYLTVGSSGLTTTAGFTGEPGQRWLLNANGQILSEASGKCLDVGGQATADGSKVILYSCNGGANEAWSKVS; this is encoded by the coding sequence ATGACGACGGAAGGGTTGCACATGACTCACCCCCACACCCGGAGATCGATCCTCGCGACGGCGGCGGCCACGCTGGCCGTCGCCGGGGCGCTGATCTCCGCACCGCCCGCGAACGCCGACGGCGTCGCACCGGCCGAGGTCTCCCCCCACGCCGCCCAGACCATCGACAACATCGGCGCGTCCGGCGCCTGGTGGGTCAACGACCTGCAGAACTTCAAGCCCGAGGTCCAGGCCCGGGTGGCCCAACTCCTGTTCTCCACAAAGGGGTTGGACCTGTCCTCGTACCGCTACAACATCGGCGGTGGCGGCGCGGCGGTCACCACCCCGGCCCGCGTCGCCGAGGACTTCCTGAACGCCGACGGGACGTACGACTGGAGCAAGGACAAGGGCGGCCGGACGTTCCTCACGTACGCGGCGCGGTACGGCGTCCAGGACCTGATCGGCTTCGTCAACAGCGCGCCCGCGCGGTGGACGACCAACGGGCAGAGCTGCGGCGGCCAGTTGAAGCCGGAGAACGAGAGCGACTACGCGAAGTACGTCGCCGACGTCACCGCCCACTTCGCCAAGCAGGGCGCGAAGTTCGACTACATCAGCCCCTTCAACGAGCCGAACAACAATTTCGGCGACTGCGGTCAGGAGGGCATGCAGGTCACCGTCGACCAACGCGACGACATCGTGCGGGCGTTGGGCGCCGAGCAGCGGGCCCGGCACCAGAAGACGAGCATCATCGCCGACGAGTCGAGCAGCACGGTCGGTTTCAGCACGGAGGTCCCGCAGTGGATCTCGCAGCCGGACACCGCCCAGTACGTGTCCGAGCTGGCGCACCACACGTACAACAACCCGAACGACGGCCAGTTGGGCAATGTCTACGAGACGGCGCAGACGGTCGGCAAGCCCTCCTGGGCCACCGAGATCTGCTGCTTCGGCAAGGGCACCACGGGTTGGAACCAGGAGTACGACCCGACGATCGACAACGCTCTGCTGATGTCCCGGATCATCTACAAGGACTTCGCGAGCGCGCACGACTCGGCGTTCCAGTGGTGGGTGGCCCTCGCGAGCGGCTACGGCACGGACCCGGTCACACGCAACGACGTCGGCTGGAACGACGGGCTGATCTACTACGACCCCGACTACGCGACGAACGGCAACCAGTCGCTGTACTTCACGAAGCGGTACTACGCGCTGGGCCAGTACAGCAAGTTCGTCCGCCCCGGCTCGGTCGCGCACAACGTGACGGGCGCGCCGAGCGGCGTCGAGGTGAGCTCGTACGACCGCGACGGACAGTGGGTGGTCGTGGTCAACAACCAGAACAGCACGGACACTTCGCTCGACCTGCATTTCAACAGCAAGGCTCCGGTGCGGGCGACCCAGGCGGTGCGGACCTCGGCCACGGAGAACTGGGCGAAGGTCGCGAAGCCGGACGTGAGCGGCTCCACGGTGTCCACGACTCTCGCGGCCCGCTCGATCACGACGTACGTCTTCGACCAGAAGGACCGGAAGAACCCCAAGGGTCAGACGGGACACGGGAGTTCGACGGCCATCACCGGTGCCCTCCAGGGCAGGCAGTCCGGCAAGTGCCTGACGGCGGACGCCTCGGGGGCCGCGATCGGCACCTGCGCGGGCGGAGTCGAGCAGACGTGGTCGTACGACGCGAAGGGCGGCCTGAAAGGCGCCAACGGGTATCTGACGGTGGGGAGTTCGGGGCTGACGACCACCGCCGGCTTCACGGGTGAACCCGGCCAGCGATGGCTGCTGAACGCCAACGGACAGATCCTCAGCGAGGCGTCCGGGAAGTGCCTCGACGTGGGCGGGCAGGCGACCGCCGACGGCAGCAAGGTGATCCTCTACAGCTGCAACGGCGGGGCCAACGAGGCCTGGTCGAAGGTGTCATGA
- a CDS encoding ROK family transcriptional regulator, translated as MAATGPKRTSRDIRTANRYEVLRQIIAESPTSRQELAAVTGLSLATVATLVGELLDLRMITEVGFEDSAGGRPRGLVAVNASGGALIGVDIAETYVHVELFDLALNVLARADEDMRPGESLPEQVVSHVAAAVGSVVAQAGIEGARVLGVGVSVPGQVDRDTGVSEYAPNWDWHDVPLLDLLSEVIAYPLYLDNPLRACAVAEMWFGAARGRGDAVVVNLGTGVGAGLALGGALYRGVSNSAGEWGHTTLVLDGRLCRCGNHGCVEAYVGAPGIMLNLRELSPESPLLHSEDQTATIDALARATDANDPVALKVVRETARYIGAGIANLVNILNPEVVVLSSWVARRLGEPLLHEVREAVQRHALRRPFAATQIVLSPIPTDPACMGAATFALEGALQWVGQRTSRRTTQARSRTAPPS; from the coding sequence ATGGCGGCCACTGGGCCGAAGCGCACATCACGCGACATCCGTACCGCGAACCGCTACGAGGTGCTGCGCCAGATCATCGCCGAATCACCCACCTCCCGGCAGGAGTTGGCCGCCGTCACCGGCCTGAGCCTGGCCACGGTGGCCACGCTCGTCGGTGAGCTGCTCGACCTCCGCATGATCACCGAGGTCGGTTTCGAGGACTCGGCGGGGGGCCGCCCACGCGGTCTCGTGGCGGTCAACGCGTCGGGGGGCGCGCTGATCGGCGTCGACATCGCGGAGACGTACGTCCATGTCGAACTCTTCGACCTGGCCCTGAACGTGCTGGCCCGCGCCGACGAGGACATGCGCCCCGGCGAGAGCCTGCCCGAGCAGGTGGTCAGCCATGTGGCCGCCGCCGTCGGGTCGGTGGTCGCGCAGGCCGGCATCGAGGGCGCGCGGGTGCTGGGCGTCGGGGTGAGCGTGCCGGGGCAGGTGGACCGCGACACCGGTGTCTCGGAGTACGCGCCCAACTGGGACTGGCACGACGTGCCGTTGCTCGACCTGCTGTCCGAGGTCATCGCCTATCCGCTGTACCTGGACAATCCGCTGCGCGCCTGCGCGGTCGCCGAGATGTGGTTCGGTGCGGCGCGCGGGCGCGGGGACGCGGTGGTGGTCAACCTCGGGACCGGCGTCGGCGCGGGGCTCGCGCTCGGCGGGGCCCTGTACCGGGGGGTGAGCAACAGCGCCGGCGAGTGGGGCCACACCACGCTCGTGCTGGACGGGCGGCTGTGCCGCTGCGGCAACCACGGCTGTGTGGAGGCGTATGTCGGCGCGCCCGGAATCATGCTGAATCTACGGGAGTTGAGCCCCGAGAGCCCGCTGCTGCACTCCGAGGACCAGACGGCCACCATCGACGCCCTGGCCCGCGCCACGGACGCGAACGACCCCGTGGCCCTCAAGGTCGTCCGGGAGACGGCCCGTTACATCGGCGCGGGCATCGCCAACCTGGTCAACATCCTCAACCCCGAAGTCGTCGTGCTCAGCAGTTGGGTCGCCCGCAGGCTCGGCGAACCCCTGCTGCACGAGGTGCGCGAGGCCGTCCAACGGCACGCGCTCAGGCGGCCGTTCGCCGCCACCCAGATCGTCCTCTCCCCCATCCCCACCGATCCCGCGTGCATGGGTGCGGCGACGTTCGCACTGGAAGGCGCGCTCCAGTGGGTCGGACAGAGGACCAGTAGGCGCACCACGCAGGCAAGGAGCCGTACCGCACCACCTTCATGA
- a CDS encoding D-arabinono-1,4-lactone oxidase: MTETVTNWAGNITYAAKELHRPRTLDALRTLVAESARVRVLGSGHSFNEIAEPGPDGTLLTIAALPPEFDVDTTARTVRVSGGVRYAELARRVAGQGLALPNMASLPHISVAGSVATGTHGSGVGNGSLAAAVREVEIVTADGSTVTIGRGDDRFDGAVTSLGALGVVTSLTLDLEPAFEVEQYVFTELPLAGLDFETVAASAYSVSLFTDWRAPRFGQVWLKRRTDQPPVDFPWATPATEALHPVPGMPAVNTTEQLGAPGPWHERLPHFRAEFTPSSGEELQSEYLLPRSTALDALHAVDGIRETVAGVLQICEVRTVAADAQWLSPSYGRDTVALHFTWIADTEAVLPVVRRLEEALDAFDARPHWGKVFTTPAQVLRGRYPRLGDFAALARDLDPEGAFSNAFVRDVLGD, encoded by the coding sequence ATGACGGAGACGGTCACCAACTGGGCCGGCAACATCACCTACGCGGCGAAGGAACTCCATCGCCCGCGCACACTCGACGCGCTCAGGACCCTCGTGGCCGAGAGCGCGCGGGTACGGGTGCTGGGCAGCGGCCACTCCTTCAACGAGATCGCCGAACCGGGCCCCGACGGCACCCTGCTGACGATCGCCGCACTGCCGCCCGAGTTCGACGTGGACACGACGGCCCGGACGGTACGGGTGTCGGGCGGCGTCCGGTACGCGGAGCTGGCCCGCCGGGTGGCCGGGCAGGGGCTCGCGCTACCCAACATGGCGTCCCTGCCGCACATTTCGGTGGCCGGCTCGGTGGCGACCGGCACCCATGGCTCGGGCGTCGGCAACGGCTCGCTGGCCGCGGCCGTCCGCGAGGTCGAGATCGTGACGGCGGACGGCTCCACGGTGACGATCGGACGCGGCGACGACCGTTTCGACGGCGCCGTGACCTCCCTCGGCGCGCTCGGTGTCGTCACCTCCCTCACCCTCGACCTGGAGCCGGCCTTCGAGGTGGAGCAGTACGTCTTCACCGAACTCCCGCTCGCCGGGCTGGACTTCGAGACGGTCGCGGCCTCGGCGTACAGCGTGAGTCTGTTCACCGACTGGCGGGCGCCGCGCTTCGGGCAGGTGTGGCTGAAGCGGCGCACCGACCAGCCGCCGGTCGACTTCCCGTGGGCCACGCCCGCGACGGAGGCGCTGCACCCGGTGCCGGGGATGCCCGCGGTCAACACCACCGAGCAGCTCGGGGCACCGGGTCCGTGGCACGAGCGACTGCCGCATTTCCGGGCGGAGTTCACCCCGAGCAGCGGGGAGGAACTGCAGTCGGAGTACCTGCTGCCGCGGTCGACGGCGCTCGACGCGCTGCACGCGGTCGACGGCATCCGGGAGACGGTCGCCGGTGTGCTGCAGATCTGCGAGGTGCGGACGGTCGCCGCCGACGCGCAGTGGCTGAGCCCCTCGTACGGGCGGGACACCGTGGCGCTGCACTTCACCTGGATCGCGGACACGGAGGCGGTACTGCCCGTGGTGCGGCGGCTGGAGGAGGCACTGGACGCCTTCGACGCACGGCCGCACTGGGGCAAGGTGTTCACCACTCCGGCCCAGGTGCTGCGCGGGCGCTATCCGCGCCTCGGCGACTTCGCGGCACTGGCGCGGGACCTCGACCCCGAGGGCGCGTTCAGCAACGCCTTCGTCCGGGACGTGCTCGGCGACTGA